DNA from Magnolia sinica isolate HGM2019 chromosome 19, MsV1, whole genome shotgun sequence:
TAGTAGGGTCCATTTTCCagtgatccaggccgttgatctaACGAGACCAGCTGTATATGCATGAAGCACAGATAATTACCCCGAATAGAGAGACCCCGTGCGCCAATCTCGGCCTTTTTGGTCGAATATTGGGGTCCAGCAGAACAACGGTGAGGATCACGTAGATGGCCCTACTTGTAGTGTGATGTACGTATCATGACGCTAAGGGTGCCATAACTGCCATCTCTGTCTTTCCACCGTCAGAAATCAATGGCCGTGGATTCCTATTCCTAACTTTTTGTCTTTTTGCATATTTCTTCAAGGCTAAGCACGTCTGGCTTTCTGTCTCTATCCATTTGATGGAAAAGCAAGCCCATCTAACTGGACCATTATACATTCTCAGGCCCACCTCACACCTTCTCCAGACCCATTCCTGGCTGATGTGACCTGGGCTCTGAGCTACTTGGGGGCAGGAAGGCTGGACCGGTATTGAATTTTAGGCCCTGTAATGGGCCTGCGTCGGGCTGACCCTGGTCCCGTACGGTTAACCCACTCGCCAACTCCTCGGACCACCAACTTATTCGGTCCAGAGTCGAGTCGGGTCTGAATCGGCCTAGTTCACCTGAGTCAGGCATGACTCATggtattgacgcagggatgaacttcctgaaggataactacttcgaatccacggtgCTCTTATGATTCCTCACAAAGATTTCTCAaattcacgaggaaagaaaacaaaaaaatagaaataaattttaataaatttgtaaattgattgattaatgaattaaatcaatttacaactctttaaataaggataccaagcaatgagagaaaaatcataatcaaactacaactaaaactcttagaattcgcaacttactatcaatggtaaacttactatttatagatgatgatgatgtctactagtgtgcaggGTTTTTGGTAAAaaatagtgtcttatttggcttcaccaagctattctcctaattattctaatggCTTATTACATTGCTCCGAATGCCCAACTGATgaggagttataatcaaactaaaacttactattgatattaaaaatggaattaaaatgggaaaacgaccgtcaatctggtggtatttcacaaatctagcttgcataacccggcatagcgggggtGGGTGGCTAAAATATCTCTTTCtaatccaaaatcatatattttacgtctgataactcattccagattgcaagatacgTCCGATTTAAGAtccgatggtttggatcacttatgtCATCGACCGAGCATTTTCTGATCCATCcaggccatgaaattgtccatgacccactctacatcaggtaTCTAATCCGATCGGGTCATAAAGAGTatgagttgactcggacgagtctTGTGGCCAAGACCATACAAGGTCCATGACTTCCCTATACGCTTGAAAATGACTGAAAACGCTCCTCCACTTTTTTCCGAAAATGGTTGAAATGCCCTTCTCATGCATAATGACACGAGTGGCAAGTAATCATGGGCGGGTGTAACAATCACATGCACagccaaaaagaaaagagaaaaaataaaaataaaaaaaatactctgatactctggctgtgtgtgatggatgatacaaaaGCACTTAATAAATTACTTATAATTTGCTTACGTGGGGTAcactaaattaaaaaattaaactgTGAAAATCATGGATCCCAGCTTAGATTACGTCATGAACAGAccattatgcttatttgattatctagctACTCGATtggtggacggttaaaaatgaaaaaatccaacggtcccgTTTCAACGAAgtagtgtccacaaatcagaggttcgGATTAAAGGCCCATTTCGTTAGCAGAAGTCAGGCTGGGCCTTGTCCTGAGTCTTTACCTCAATTGTACACTTGTTTTGTATTTTACAgttatgtggaccgtccatttttcAGCCCAACTATCATGAACGCACATCCCCAGAATCACTTCGATTGctcgatcctaaccatccaattggaagaCTTCGACCTGTTGAACGTGAAATACTGTTCATTCTCCATATTTAACCATACATCAGTCCGACCATTAAAACTGTCCCACGGTAGCTACTTTTGGGCTAgctgggcccaccaaattaaaaaAAGGCCACGTGTAACCTAACGCCGAGTCGGTGAGTcgtgaccgtgtggcccaccttgatgcacatgttgtatatccactccgtccagccgttttgatagctcattttactGCATGGttcgaaaatgaagcagatccaaatttcaggtggacccaccacaggaaaaagtggtgattgaatgcctaccattaaaaaagtgttggatcaagctgatatttgtgttctcccttcatccaggtatgtgttaCCTCATTAGCAGCTTGGATGGCAcataagcattacggtgggccctaagatgttttgaatggtggggagttcaatcaacactgtttactttggtgtggtccacctgagatttcattttactttaatttttggtctcggaccccttaaaatgatctaaaaaaacggatggacggcgtggatatataacacatgcatcaaggtgggcccctcagtCCCTGCCTCCCCCCAAGATCCATGTTTGGCCGGCCTCACCGAATCCACGTTCCACGTTCCCCTCTCCACATGCAGCCAGCTGATATAATATAATTCTTCTTTCTATCATAAATAGCTTGTGATtattataaacattatggagAGGAATGATCAATGGTCTGAAAGGgtggctggtgggccccacatatttagAACATCCACATGCATGCTGATCGCTTTCCATACAACCCATCTccaaaaacataaaaagaaagaaagaaacaacctCCCAATCACGTCATCTTTGCCTTCAAAAATTGAGAAAAACTTAGATACTCCGGCGGACTGTGAtatatgatacgcaggcacttagaaatagcGTACGCGACATGTaattaagtcaaattaaactgtacAAATTACGGTTCTCGGGTTAGATTTATCTGACCCGAAAAATTACAGCCTATTTGATTATCTTactattagattggtggacatttattgtacggttaaaatgaaaaaatccaacggtcttatttcaacaaaccagtgtccatgaatcaaaggttagaatTTCTCAACCAAGCAGATCTTCGGATTGGAACTTTAATAAAAGTGGGTTACACAGTTTAGTCAGTTTaaattgagttaatgtatgccaagTGTGCAAGTtctcagtgcctgcgtatcaagtatcACAGCTGCCAGAGTACAATATTATAATCCGGAAAACCAAATTACCTAACGCACCGGACCTTCTTTTACCTGTTCCATGCACCAAACGTAGAGAAATCAATTCCACACCCTCTCTTCCTTTCACACATCCCTTCTTCTTTGAATTTCactcaaaattcagatctagaTCAACGTAGAAGAAGATAAAAAGGCTGTCCCAAATCCTATCAAGGAGAGAGAATTCAGGTGCTGCTTTCGGCAAAATGTCACCGATGTGTCATCAGAGCCGTCGAAACATACTAGTGGTGGTCCTAGTTCTTGCAACGTTCACGATTCCGATCGGTTGCTCGCAATCGGAGAAGATCGATGAAGGAGCTGCTCCCGGCCCACCTGCGGTGGGGATCACGTGTACAATGTGTTCTTCTTGTAATAATCCATGTAACCAACGTCCGCCACCTCCACCACCGTTGCCGCCGCCGCCGCCGCCACCCCAGAACCCTGTGAGTCAGAACTGCCCTCCGCCTCCACCACCGCCGTTTTTTTACTATACGGGCACACACGGGGACTTGTATCCAGTCGACCCAGAACATTTTCCGTCGGGAACTCGCCGTAATTATGCGGCACGGCTGCCGTTTTTATTGGGGTGTGGCTTTTTGGGCTTATGGGCAGTTTGGTAATTGTATGGGCATCTTAAAACGAGTTAGTACCTTTAAATTTTCTTCTACTTTTATCAGAATTATGAATGAAAATAACAATCcatttctcttcctcttttgTTTTGATTTAAATAGAGTAAATatattgtgttttgatttatttttttttgggacctGTTTGGCTATAGATTGTATTTTGAAATGATCAAGACATGGTGTAATGCACTAGGTCTTCTCCACATGAATGGATGCTGTAGAGAAATTGGACAATTGCATTGATATTTTGTTCTTGAAGAAAATCAACATGCCTTTTTGGCAATGAAATATATAGGGTGAAACTCAGGCCGGTAGGGTTCGGTTAAGGGCCAACACAGGCCcaacctaagggcccgtttggatgcaaATCGCAAAAGGGGTCTCCCACAATTTTGTTCGATCTGTTCGTTGAATAATCGAGTGATCTTTTAACATTTATTTCTTCAAGTGGGGGATTAGATGATAATGTGCGAATGTACATCAAATGCACAAGCAAACTGGAGTTTGGCTTAAAACACTGTTTTAGAGTCGACCCCTCCTTTTTTAAGGTCAGTCCAAACAGGACCTATAGTCCGAACATGACctaagagatatatatatatatatatatatatatatatatatataaaagaattgGGACACTGTGCTTGTCACAGACATAAATTTTATGTTTAGTTGCATTGTGATTAGTTCACGTCATCTCCTTAACAGTGCTGCTGCATTGAATACATTTCATAATGACGTGGCCTAGTTACATTGtaacaaataattttttttatttatagtaagtagAAGCTCTAGTCTCGTATATGATATATAGCAGCTAGGATTAAGTTGCCTAGGGCCTCAATCATATGACTTGGGTATGGGTCACGAATTTCTGGCCTAAGCTAAGGCTAACCTCAACGAAGACCCTTGTTTGACTTAGTCACCCGGACTTTGATGAGCCAAGAagacaaatataagtttgatccaaaactttaaaacttttatagccctcgagaagtttttaatggtggccatttaatGACtactgtttattgtggtgtgtggtccacttgatatttggatctacttcaattttgggcttatctataaaataagctggaaaattcgataaatggcgtggataaaatgcatacatcatggtgggcccacagagcaccgttcAGTAGTGACTGGCTACCGGCTAGTAGGCAATCAGTGGTCTATACACTGCCTCTACATTCCGTGCGGTGTTTTGATCATTGAAGAGATGGTCCACTTCCTGATTGTTGGACATCATGTGGGGCGGATCTTAGGGTGATATGTGCAGAAGTTTCCATGTAATACTTTACAGACCAGGAAAAATTCTTAATCTATTTATAATGTTTGGTGGTCCACAAACATCTGCTCTGGTTAAAGAGGTTTAAGATATTAATTAGAGGTTTGTTTGGTGAAACCGTTCGACTGCAACCCATTTTGATTGAGATCTATACTCctttgttagttttgcaccatttaaaaaagtggTGGCAACTCTTCAAGCGTACAGATGGCACAGTTGGATGGCAATCCAGACCGTAAAATCACTGACCCATCTGTGGACGGATCGTATCCGCTTGCACGGAGAAGatgatattaaccatctgattgttCTTGAAATTTGGACAGCTTATTATTTttgcttttaaccatccatttgataaccaattattagatggttaggattgcttgttCAATGTGATTTTAGATGTATGCTCAATCTACAATGTGACCGGCATGGATGGCTGGATGTCGGTGgcacatgtgaggaggatgagtcaccagtACCGTTCTTTAAATAGTGCAGAACTAACATAGGACTGTTTCGGTGCCCACTTGTGTGGCACACGTGGATGTGATCAAAACCGTCGATTTGATATTTCAGTAGCAAATGGGCCgtggtccaaaaatcacaatggtATGCTGATTCCGGCCCTTTGATTTGTGGCATACAAAGAACACTAAAAGAAAGAAATCAGCAACGGCTTCCATTAAGTGAGAAATAGCCCATTTATTTGACGGTTAAGATAGTCTAATCAAGCAAAGTTTGGTTAGGGGCCAATCAACTGATGATCCAGCACGATGTTGATCATGatacatgtgtgacacgtgtgttGTACAATACGGAGGCACTAAAATGCCGTGCATCGAGAGGCATCCCAATTTTATACATTTGACTGGACCGAAATTTCTACAAATCTACAAGATTGTGTAGCCTACAATGTTGCGTtagtgtgaaatccactccatccatcaggtgagtcaTCTCATGTTGGCCGAACATGCAAAAATAGATTGATCGaaaatcaaatgagccacactaatgaaaataatataaaatcaagCCTTAATACTATAAGCTCATGCGTCTGGCCCACaggagttttgtatcaggctgatttttataATGGTGAGGCGCGGCTGATGAACAGGTGGGATGAAATACACACCATGCTAGGCCCCAcggaaaaaaaatatatggttGGGATCTCCTCCCCATTTGtccctgtgttgtggcccacctaagtagttGATCAACCTGGGTTTTTCCCCCAGGACCTAATATCGAGGGGTATAcctgatgggcggagtggatgtcACGCTTACAGCACAGTGGCCCAACGGGGTTAGGGTGTATTCCCTACGGAGTGGATGGCACACGCAGGCACCGGGGTGCATTGACTGAGCTCCTGGGCCCACATATGGTTCGATCAGGTACGATCCTCTATTTTAGGCCGTGCTGCTATAGTTCGGCTAGATGCACAACTgacgtgggccacatcacagggaaccaTGGGGAGGGGACACCCACCATCTAGGTTGTGCATGGGGCATACCATAATGTTAttgttccatccaatccgttcatcgcGTTTTTCTCACTAGGATGAACGGTCACTacaaaaataacctgaaaacaaAGTCAGACGGGCCGCACTGCCTAATCTTAGAGGTTTTAGTAGTGAGTTTAAATTGATCTGAGTGGTGGGGCCCGCTTGAATTTTTTATATGGTACTGAAAATAAGaattctcacatgatggatggagtagatgggACGTACCAGACACCGCGGCCCCCACAAAACTCGCGTGTTTCACCTGCCTACAACAGTTTGTGGTGcaggatttgttttttttttttttttctctttttctttttctttttcttttttcgggTCAATGGGCTTGTGATCAATGTCTTGGGCTATATATGGATGGGACCCATGTGGCTACATGATCtgaagatccacaccgtccatctgtttgaacTCGGCCGCTTGTATAGTTGGGCGCCCAGTCCAAAAATCCCGGTTGACTGAGATGTCAAAATATTGATGCTAGGTTGGCATGTCATGTGCAAAGACAAAAGAATTATGTGCAATGTTGAAACATTCACGTTGCATGATCCGGTGCATGCAttacaatattttaaaaaaatgtgggCAGTTAGCAACGGCCCCAAGGTTTTTAAATGACACGTGGGACTGTGAatgattgatctagaccgttcactcATTGTGTACCAgcattgggacacttagtcccatccattgatctaaactgttcattagaTCCAACACAGATTTCATTGACTAATATGAATAGATCACACTGATttcacatatattaacaatttcatCAATGGCCTTACACATGGACAgtgaagatcatttacacaaaataggTCTAATAAACCATTTGATCTATTTCATTGTTAGGGATTATCTTAGATTACTTATGATTCTAGAGAATCATTTTTGTTACGCAATCGGAACCATTCCATCTAttgcttggaaaaaggatggctaaaaAATAAGCCAAActaaggatggattagatcatccctCTTAGTGTGAGTTTTTTGCTGGGTAGCCATGAAATACTTTCTAAACTTAATGTATAGTTTAAATCAATCAAGACTTTGCTGTTGTCTTGGATGCAGAATTCAGTCACGTGTAATATTTGCGGGTATGCTAGAACCAATTGTGTGGTTCAATTCCAATCGAACAAATTTGATCCCGAGTGCCAAGATAGGCATATACATCAGAATTGAAAATATATAACTGAGATTTGGGAAGACCGATCACATATTCAGCTACTCATAAGATGTTTAAAATGATCGGGCGATTATCAGTAGGTAGGGTTTGTCCTCCGAGAATGGGTTGCACATTGTCTTTCTTACGAAATGACtttcaaatataaaaataaacaaaaagaaaatacttacaaTTGACCGTAGAAATTAATTACAAATTTCATTTCTATTGGATTACTGCTACTCCTAATGTAAAATTATGCTACGAGTTACGTTAAGGAATGTAAAGGATTGATTATGATAAGGAAcataaaggataattgaaagatggaTTTTATTTGTTTAATTGAGTTGGTATAAGATTCTTTGCTTTCGTTGaaatcctttgctatttatagatctCCTTTTTAATAGCAATTGCTTCGGCATTACTCCAGCCTTCTAGACTCTTTTTAGACACATGTCCCAATAACCATCTCAACTCCGCTTTTCTCTCAATCACATCTTGTATTCAAGCTACGCTCTGTCTATTAATGACGTGTAACACTCTAAGTAGTGTCAACTTGATCATATGTCCTTTCCTTATTGAATGTTTCAGGAACAATAAAAAATAGGATACAACAAACTCCAAGTGAaaaaatgcaactaggagcaccatcACTTACTAGAGGGTATGGTTTATATGATGCCCACAGGGAAAGGAAGGGAGAGATATTGGAGGAGAAGGGTGTCGCTAAATGTAGcgtacatggagagagagagagagagagagagagatttgttaggatggtttcaatggtgaatgtcCTAATctcactattattattattattattattattattattattattattatcattattattattttgtttagaCTACTCGCGACTTAGATATGCCTTTATTTCAAGCTCACGTCATAACCTGAGTTGCCACAACtagtggatggaatggatttcaacGAGGAAAAATATGGGGTTACTTTCATGAAATGACGAAAATGACGCAAGTGCCCCTAGTTGAAGGGTCAAAAGCATAGGTTCTAAAATATCTCGATAACTAGCTGCCAGGATAAAAGTGTCCACCAACTAGTCATGTTATACATAATAGTTATGATTAGTGTAATCTTTCTATTCTTAGAGAGGAGAATCAATCTGATGTAAATCCCAAAGAATTgtaataaagagaaagagagaagaactTTGTTAGTAATAGTTTAGATTAAGAGTACATAGGCTAAATGAGAATAAGATCTTGGGGACTCACTCACCCAAGGGGTCGGGGAATCACTTACCCAACAAAGGATAACTTGGTGACTCACTCACTTAAAAGGTTGAGAATCACTCGCCCAATAATAGATAGCTTTGAGACTTTCTCACCCAAGGAGATGGGGAATCACTCACCCAACAGAGAAGAATCACTCCACTCATAAATACAAAgcttataaaaaataaatctaaaatacCCTCTTTTATGAAAGACTATTATATATATAAGATGAAATTTTGAGTATATATAGTACTTCTTAGTGTACCAAGGGCTGCATCACAATTTATCCACTTATTTATTATGATCAATTTACTTTCATTGTATactagttgattttatttccttaTACTGTATTCCTCTATTTAAACATTATTTGGGATAAAGCAATATACATAAACTATTAGAAAATTCTCGAAATTCCCTCAGATTTACCTAGTTATTAACACATAGTGGAGATAGTGCGTATAGAGGACACCGGAGGATTTCTCCTTTTAATCTTTAACAAATTCTAAGTCCTATTAGGGATAATTGTAAATACCTATCCTGTGGTTTCTAACACCCACAAACACCTCTCATCTGGTTTGGATTATTACAAGTACTTTGTCCTTTCGTTTGAATATTTATTGCAAAATTTCCCACATGGTCTATTAACTCctttatcattcaaaatttgaTCCCTATATGATATGTAATTAATTGTAGACGTGTGGACCTACCATAGTGTGTTTTCATTATCCAGTCCGTTCAAGCTGGTCAATCCACACTAAAATAGAAAACCCCAAAGatcaagttgatccaaccatCGGTTATCCCACCACATAAATTTATTTGTTGTGGCACGCCAAATTATCAGATTAGCCTGATATTTTGGGTGTCTCATATTTATGGTAAAAGGACGTTGGTAGACGGGTTAGATATAAATAAGGGTAGCTCAATATGCAACCAAGATAAACTTGAGCTTATTTTATCATTTTATGCGGATTCATAGTCTTTAGCAAAGGAGAAGGGTATGAAGGAGTTTATAATTAACCATGTCTCGTACTCatttttttaagtggcaaccaaacaaggTTTAAAGAAGGCGAGGCATAGGAAGGGCCGCGTTGGCCgtttttcttatatttatttattttatttaaatgagatgATGTTGTCAACTTAATTTCTTTAAGTTTAGGTCCACTAATATGAGAGGATAACCCCTCAATTGTACTTTTTCAATCAATCACAACCATaaatataagaaaaggaccagtACTGATCAACCACATACAATAAATTCTAACATGTCATGTGTATATGCCACGTCCAATCTATTTGAAAGGTTGGCCCACAATAATGATCACATAGTGCAAGAAATGACCTCAATCTATATattcaaaggtgggccacatgatatcaACAACTATAGACTGTGTTTTACATTTTGGCCCCACAATAATGATCAACAAATCCTCTCACGTGTAGCTTTCCACCGATACAATAAGGTCTAGTTAAACGATTGTCAGGACATTTTTGGGTTATTTCAAGCATGACAGAATAGCATACCGAAAGTCTAAAAATTATGAGGGCTTTTTTGGGAAGAGAACTTTGAGCGTCCAGCTGGGCTGGGGGACATGGACTGGTGATCGACATCACGTAGCTTGGTGTTGGAACATGGTGGGATTTATTTGGTTCCCagatatgggccacacaaagcatGAATGTAGATTGAGCAGTGGCTGTCCATCTATAACATGATGGTACGTATTTGATTGGACAGTAGACTCCTATCGGAGATAAACTAGTCCAGTACATACTAGACCATGCGACTTTAAAACATGCTCAGTGTAAACTTCATCTTTGAAAGCGGTCACTCATCCAGTCAAATCCTGTGGCATTAAGGGCAGAAAAAGCTCAGTCGAGGTGGGCGCAGTACCCATTCCATGTCGATTAAACATGTTTGAAAATTGTTTGATCAATCCTGCACTCATCACATGGTCTAATCAAATCCTTCCACTGAATTAGTGGTGTTGGGGTCACAATGCAATCCCAAATTGCTAGGTGACCTAATGTGTCAGAATTCGATTGGGACATGTGTTGTCAACTGAGATGGGAGCCCATGCTAAGCATATTACAAAGTTATTCATTGAGCATGTGCTCAACCGGGCCATCTCTCAAGGCAGTATGAGGCCGGCCCATTCAAATCCTGCCACGTTGGGTCACCAGGAAATCCTCTTCCCTAGCTGAGATTGTGGCACCATCCGTAGGCACGTAAGAAGTATACACATGGCATACACGTCTTTCATCCAAATTAATCAAACATTGGGGCCCACGGTAGATGGGTCATAGAAATTAGGAAGGTAATGATAAGGTTGGATGCCAATAAATAGGT
Protein-coding regions in this window:
- the LOC131234676 gene encoding uncharacterized protein LOC131234676, whose amino-acid sequence is MSPMCHQSRRNILVVVLVLATFTIPIGCSQSEKIDEGAAPGPPAVGITCTMCSSCNNPCNQRPPPPPPLPPPPPPPQNPVSQNCPPPPPPPFFYYTGTHGDLYPVDPEHFPSGTRRNYAARLPFLLGCGFLGLWAVW